The Podospora bellae-mahoneyi strain CBS 112042 chromosome 7, whole genome shotgun sequence genome includes a window with the following:
- the ERG3 gene encoding c-5 sterol desaturase (EggNog:ENOG503NVB3; COG:I) yields MDVVLEVCDTFLFDYMYQWVLPARPAPSGLTSQTFANGTSMSTWQYKPATEYLYLTPSQAAYGSLWARDNIWRQGVSLFLILWIFGFLVYFVFASLSYLFVFDKKTFEHPKFLKNQIWLEIKQANEAMPIMALCTAPLLVAEVRGYGFLYDTLDEAPWPWWNWFQIPLFLFFTDFGIYWIHRGLHHPWVYKHLHKPHHKWIMPTPFASHAFHPLDGYAQSLPYHIFPFIFPLQKVAYVALFVFINFWTIMIHDGEYIANNPIINGAACHSIHHLAFNYNYGQYFTLWDRIGGSYRAPEQEMFQKEVKMSEEHWKKEVEVMEQIQLEVEGEDDREYEPEMETKKRQ; encoded by the exons ATGGACGTCGTCCTCGAAGTTTGCGATACCTTTCTGTTCGATTACATGTACCAATGGGTGCTCCCAGCGCGTCCAGCTCCATCTGGCCTCACATCCCAGACCTTTGCCAATGGCACCTCCATGTCAACATGGCAGTACAAGCCCGCGACAGAGTACCTGTACCTGACACCATCACAAGCCGCATATGGCAGTTTATGGGCTAGAGATAACATCTGGCGCCAAGGAGTGTCGCTGTTCCTCATTCTCTG gaTCTTCGGCTTCCTAGTCTACTTCGtcttcgcctccctctcctaccTCTTCGTCTTTGACAAGAAAACCTTTGAGCACCCCAAGTTCCTCAAGAACCAAATCTGGCTCGAAATCAAGCAAGCCAACGAAGCCATGCCCATCATGGCCCTCTgcaccgcccccctcctcgtcgccgagGTCCGAGGATACGGCTTCCTCTACGACACGCTCGACGAAGCCCCCTGGCCGTGGTGGAATTGGttccaaatccccctcttcctcttcttcaccgacTTTGGCATCTACTGGATTCACCGTggccttcaccacccctgGGTGTACAAGCACCTCCACAAGCCTCACCACAAGTGGATCATGCCCACGCCCTTTGCCAGCCACGCCTTTCACCCTCTTGACGGCTACGCGCAGAGCCTGCCGTATCAcatcttccccttcatcTTCCCGCTGCAAAAGGTGGCGTACGTGGCGCTGTTTGTGTTTATCAACTTTTGGACGATTATGATTCACGATGGGGAGTACattgccaacaaccccatcatcaacgggGCGGCGTGCCATTCAATTCATCACTTGGCCTTCAACTACAACTATGGCCAGTATTTTACTCTGTGGGATCGGATTGGCGGGAGTTATAGGGCGCCGGAGCAGGAGATGTTCcagaaggaggtcaagatgaGCGAGGAGCattggaagaaggaggtggaggtgatggagcaGATCcagctggaggtggagggggaggatgatagGGAGTATGAGCCTGAGAtggagacgaagaagaggcagTGA
- a CDS encoding hypothetical protein (EggNog:ENOG503P72Q; BUSCO:EOG09265I7S; COG:S) produces the protein MTYLFYSTLTLLTFILTTLAYFFRATWLPHLSQSRTASYLYSRLPGNSSFEADMEAGLSSSNFDLNTNLAAGDSRSGLDEGAKREILHIMKKRRLKFDEARRVYMEQRFAANGIGADGRPRDPKFVSFS, from the coding sequence ATGACCTACCTCTTCTactcaaccctcaccctcctaaccttcatcctcaccaccctcgcctaCTTCTTCCGCGCAACCTGgctcccccacctctcccaatcCCGCACAGCCTCGTACCTCTACTCCCGCCTCCCGGGGAACTCGTCCTTTGAAGCCGACATGGAAGCCGGTCTCTCGTCGTCGAATTTCGATTTAAACACCAACCTGGCAGCGGGCGATTCCAGGTCGGGGCTGGACGAGGGCGCGAAGAGGGAGATCTTGCATatcatgaagaagaggaggttgaagttTGACGAGGCGAGAAGGGTGTACATGGAGCAGAGGTTTGCGGCGAATGGGATTGGGGCGGATGGGAGGCCGAGGGATCCAAAGTTTGTTAGTTTCTCGTGA
- a CDS encoding hypothetical protein (EggNog:ENOG503P3VN; COG:J), whose protein sequence is MSNVSADLIWEVTRLQNAFLVKRKESGGVQFSRDPLNLTNVHSRKYAGYVNDKAIGVVAGENNTIQVISKKVSAGNKPASGRIVSTIGASKANRKTYKSIAKQTAKYRGDLRQVAVARASAIRASQRPVKPSPEPKLRGNAAKKAAEKSE, encoded by the exons ATGTCCAACGTCTCTGCTGATCTCATCTGGGAGGTTACCC GCCTCCAGAACGCCTTCCTCGTGAAGCGCAAGGAGAGCGGTGGTGTCCAGTTCTCCCGcgaccccctcaacctcaccaacgtCCACTCCCGCAAGTACGCTGGTTACGTCAACGACAAG GCTATCGGTGTCGTTGCCGGTGAGAACAACACTATCCAGGTCATCTCCAAGAAGGTGTCCGCTGGCAACAAGCCCGCCTCCGGCAGAATCGTCTCTACCATTGGCGCCTCCAAGGCCAACCGCAA GACCTACAAGTCTATTGCCAAGCAGACCGCCAAGTACCGTGGCGATCTCCGCCAGGTCGCCGTTGCCCGCGCCTCCGCCATCCGTGCTTCCCAGAGACCCGTGAAGCCCTCCCCCGAGCCCAAGCTCCGTGGCAACGCcgccaagaaggccgccgAGAAGTCCGAGTAA